The following are encoded together in the Streptomyces rapamycinicus NRRL 5491 genome:
- the vioC gene encoding arginine beta-hydroxylase, Fe(II)/alpha-ketoglutarate-dependent, producing the protein MATGTSNVLELTPQEAHRSADLGIELARKYASPEDPRLLFDLPFLAAMLPERTRKFLRAFALEEEHGHCVLRGHRIDTGRIGPTPEHWRARARPAAEFPEEILLLLYGAVIGEPFGWSTQQDGRLVHDVFPIRKHEHEQLGTGSSELLTWHTEDAFHPYRGDYLLLSALRNPDDVATTIGELDLDALAPEHVEVLFRKRFHIAPDESHLPKNNSAGDHEESARRFATIERLINDREPVAVLYGSRSGPYMRLDPYFMETPEDDPQARAALEAVTGVLDRSLGEVALRQGDVLCVNNHLAVHGRVPFRARYDGTDRWLKRVNVTSDLRKSREMRALAGSRLIG; encoded by the coding sequence ATGGCAACCGGCACCAGCAACGTCCTCGAACTGACCCCGCAGGAAGCGCACCGTTCCGCCGACCTCGGCATCGAACTGGCCCGGAAGTACGCCTCGCCCGAGGACCCACGACTCCTGTTCGACCTGCCATTCCTCGCGGCGATGCTGCCCGAGCGCACCCGCAAGTTCCTGCGCGCCTTCGCGCTGGAGGAGGAGCACGGCCACTGCGTGCTCCGCGGCCACCGGATCGACACCGGCCGCATCGGCCCGACCCCGGAGCACTGGCGGGCCCGGGCCCGGCCCGCCGCGGAATTCCCCGAGGAGATCCTGCTGCTGCTCTACGGCGCCGTCATCGGCGAGCCGTTCGGCTGGTCCACCCAGCAGGACGGGCGGCTCGTCCACGACGTGTTCCCGATCCGCAAGCACGAGCACGAGCAGCTCGGCACCGGCAGCTCCGAACTCCTGACCTGGCACACCGAGGACGCCTTCCACCCGTACCGCGGCGACTACCTGCTGCTCTCGGCGCTGCGCAACCCCGACGACGTCGCCACCACCATCGGCGAACTGGACCTGGACGCCCTCGCCCCCGAGCACGTCGAGGTGCTGTTCCGGAAGCGCTTCCATATCGCCCCCGACGAGTCCCACCTGCCCAAGAACAACTCGGCAGGGGACCACGAGGAGTCCGCCAGGCGCTTCGCCACGATCGAGCGGCTGATCAACGACCGCGAACCGGTCGCGGTGCTGTACGGCTCGCGCTCCGGCCCGTACATGCGGCTCGACCCCTACTTCATGGAGACGCCCGAGGACGACCCACAGGCCCGTGCCGCGCTGGAGGCCGTAACCGGGGTCCTGGACCGGTCGCTGGGCGAAGTCGCCCTGCGGCAGGGTGACGTGCTCTGCGTCAACAACCACTTGGCGGTCCATGGCCGGGTCCCCTTCCGGGCCCGCTACGACGGCACCGACCGCTGGCTCAAGCGCGTCAACGTCACCAGCGACCTGCGCAAGTCCCGTGAGATGCGAGCGCTGGCCGGCTCCCGGCTGATCGGCTGA
- a CDS encoding non-ribosomal peptide synthetase encodes MSGRQPDFLDRWDHQVATRPGAPALIEGTARWSYAQAEARAGALASVLAARGAGPGSVVGLSLDRPRDAVLSMLAVLRTGAAFTVLEPGLPPEARKDLVARVGAVLWLHDSTRQGPPLPLGTPCLDLATMEAGPPAVPCVSGPADPTQPAYALFTSGSTGRPKGIVIERGALAGFADAVAERLLLTPADRWLQIASLGFDVVIEEVFPVLATGGAVVCRPDTLPLEPPELHRVLREGEATVAELSTQYWREYARWLDAADETTPTALRAVLVGGERMEPGAYRAWQRRQPAALVHVYGLTECTVTSTMYTGRLPGDATEVPIGTPLSNAAVSVRADGRVLPPGRTGEIHIAGPSLARGYLHDEEQTELRFRPDPHADGERVYATGDLGRLLPGGALEFLGRIDSRLKVRGHRLEAAAVERVLESAPAVAQAVVLIDPGDATSLIAYLVPTDRALAPESGTAARLTDGQRGEVVGPTAAAFASWAVPTRLYWTADLPKNPHGKVDTAALAAATVAAPVRTPPETGAEPGPDRPSTVDEPLHVVLHRFRDVLAAPALGPDDDFFAHGGQSILAMRLVSALRTDVPAAAGLRVATLFDCPTPRRLARHLSDRT; translated from the coding sequence ATGAGCGGGCGGCAGCCGGACTTCCTCGACCGGTGGGACCATCAGGTCGCCACCCGGCCCGGGGCACCGGCCCTGATCGAGGGAACGGCCCGCTGGAGCTACGCCCAGGCCGAGGCGCGGGCCGGCGCGCTCGCATCGGTGCTTGCCGCACGGGGCGCCGGCCCCGGGAGCGTGGTGGGTCTGTCGCTCGACCGGCCCCGGGACGCGGTCCTCTCCATGCTCGCCGTGCTCAGGACCGGCGCCGCCTTCACCGTCCTGGAGCCCGGTCTGCCACCGGAGGCCCGCAAGGATCTGGTCGCCCGGGTGGGCGCCGTGCTCTGGCTCCACGACAGCACCCGGCAGGGGCCCCCGCTGCCGCTGGGTACGCCGTGTCTGGACCTCGCCACCATGGAAGCCGGGCCCCCCGCCGTGCCGTGCGTCAGCGGCCCGGCAGACCCCACGCAGCCGGCGTACGCCCTGTTCACCTCCGGGTCCACCGGTCGGCCCAAGGGCATCGTGATAGAGCGCGGCGCGCTCGCCGGGTTCGCCGATGCGGTGGCCGAGCGGCTGCTCCTCACCCCGGCCGACCGCTGGCTGCAGATCGCCTCACTCGGCTTCGACGTGGTGATCGAGGAGGTCTTCCCCGTCCTGGCCACCGGCGGTGCCGTGGTGTGCAGGCCCGACACCCTGCCGCTGGAACCGCCGGAGCTGCACCGCGTGCTGCGGGAGGGCGAGGCGACCGTGGCCGAGTTGTCGACCCAGTACTGGCGCGAGTACGCCCGCTGGCTGGACGCCGCCGACGAGACCACCCCCACCGCGCTCCGGGCGGTCCTCGTGGGCGGCGAGCGGATGGAGCCCGGCGCCTACCGGGCCTGGCAGCGCCGCCAGCCGGCCGCGCTGGTGCACGTGTACGGGCTGACGGAGTGCACGGTGACCTCCACCATGTACACCGGTCGACTGCCCGGGGACGCCACCGAAGTGCCCATCGGCACACCGCTGTCCAACGCGGCCGTCTCCGTACGGGCCGACGGGCGGGTGCTGCCGCCCGGCCGGACCGGGGAGATCCACATCGCCGGTCCCTCGCTGGCGCGGGGCTATCTGCACGACGAGGAGCAGACCGAGCTGCGGTTCCGCCCGGACCCGCATGCGGACGGAGAGCGGGTCTACGCCACCGGGGACCTGGGCCGACTGCTGCCCGGCGGGGCCCTGGAGTTCCTGGGCCGGATCGACAGCCGGCTGAAGGTGCGCGGCCACCGCCTGGAGGCGGCCGCGGTAGAGCGGGTGCTGGAGTCTGCGCCCGCGGTCGCCCAGGCCGTCGTCCTGATCGACCCCGGTGACGCCACCTCGCTGATCGCCTACCTGGTCCCGACCGACCGGGCGCTGGCCCCGGAGTCCGGCACCGCCGCCCGGCTCACCGACGGGCAGCGCGGGGAGGTGGTGGGGCCGACCGCCGCGGCCTTCGCCAGCTGGGCCGTACCAACCCGGCTGTACTGGACGGCCGACCTGCCCAAGAACCCGCACGGGAAGGTGGACACGGCGGCGCTGGCGGCGGCGACGGTCGCGGCCCCCGTGCGTACGCCGCCCGAGACCGGCGCCGAGCCTGGACCGGACCGACCGTCCACCGTCGACGAGCCCCTGCATGTCGTGCTCCACCGGTTCCGCGACGTGCTCGCGGCGCCCGCGCTCGGTCCCGACGACGACTTCTTCGCCCACGGCGGCCAGTCGATCCTGGCGATGCGTCTGGTGAGCGCGTTGCGGACAGATGTGCCCGCGGCCGCCGGGCTGCGCGTCGCCACGCTGTTCGACTGTCCCACGCCCCGGCGGCTCGCCAGGCACCTCAGCGATCGGACCTGA
- the vioD gene encoding capreomycidine synthase gives MKRNHCPAISVLDPGVHLSPVRNDGAVTSPPAPPILEEWYRRYLDRAELDISSSGVQPYSFAELRRIAGIGHDELDGIVMDDSTSQGSPELRQAIADRYAGGRREHVMVTHGSSEAIALTLGTLLEPGDRVVLSDSLYHSLGHFARERGCEIRTLPLGELSDGAFPDSVLRDTIGPGTKAVVANFPHNPTGLSLSGTGYRAFLDRVADAGALLVWDAAFAEITHGADPLPNPEMLYPHTVSYGTFSKVYGLPGLRFGWCIAPPELIERTFPLRDRTTLFLSPLVERIALHAVRAAPRLIGPRVEQARHNLELMDRWVERHADVVAWQRPHGGVCGLLELPHVADVERFCLELLDRTGTLLVPGTAFDLPHGVRLGFGGAEKEFAAGLDRLSGFLRGARGGR, from the coding sequence ATGAAGCGCAACCACTGCCCCGCTATCTCCGTTCTCGATCCGGGAGTCCATTTGTCGCCCGTACGCAACGACGGCGCAGTGACCAGTCCGCCAGCACCACCGATATTGGAAGAGTGGTACCGGCGATATCTGGATAGGGCCGAACTGGATATCAGTTCCAGCGGAGTCCAGCCGTATTCTTTCGCGGAACTGCGCCGCATCGCCGGAATCGGCCACGACGAGCTCGACGGCATCGTCATGGACGACAGCACCTCGCAGGGTTCGCCGGAGCTGCGGCAGGCGATCGCCGACCGGTACGCCGGGGGGCGCCGCGAACACGTCATGGTCACTCATGGTTCGAGCGAGGCCATCGCGCTCACCCTGGGGACCCTTCTGGAGCCGGGCGACCGGGTGGTGCTGTCTGATTCGCTCTACCACTCGCTCGGCCACTTCGCGCGGGAGCGCGGCTGCGAGATTCGCACCCTGCCGCTCGGAGAGCTGTCCGACGGAGCCTTTCCCGACTCTGTACTGCGCGACACGATCGGGCCGGGAACCAAGGCCGTGGTGGCGAATTTCCCGCACAATCCGACCGGCCTCAGCCTTTCCGGCACCGGATATCGCGCATTCCTCGACCGGGTGGCGGATGCGGGCGCCCTGCTCGTCTGGGACGCGGCTTTCGCGGAAATCACCCATGGCGCCGATCCGTTGCCCAACCCGGAAATGCTGTACCCGCACACCGTCTCGTACGGAACCTTCTCGAAGGTATACGGCCTGCCCGGACTGCGGTTCGGCTGGTGCATCGCCCCGCCGGAACTGATCGAGCGTACGTTTCCGCTGCGCGACCGCACGACGCTCTTCCTCTCGCCTCTCGTCGAACGCATCGCACTCCATGCAGTACGCGCCGCACCCCGGCTGATCGGCCCCCGTGTCGAACAGGCCCGGCACAACCTGGAGTTGATGGACCGCTGGGTCGAGCGGCACGCGGACGTCGTCGCCTGGCAGCGTCCGCACGGCGGCGTCTGCGGGCTACTGGAACTGCCGCACGTGGCCGATGTCGAGCGGTTCTGCCTGGAGTTGCTCGACCGGACCGGAACGCTCCTGGTGCCCGGCACGGCCTTCGACCTCCCGCACGGAGTGCGGCTCGGATTCGGTGGTGCCGAGAAGGAGTTCGCCGCCGGTCTCGACCGGCTCTCCGGCTTCCTGCGCGGCGCGCGGGGCGGGCGATGA
- a CDS encoding macrolide 2'-phosphotransferase has protein sequence MEASALSVPQLVDHAVRHGIAVAPGSAVVDESGWDFRVVHCRDEHGGEWILRSPRRAQVVAPAAAEARLLRLLRDRLPTRIPEWRVHTPEFTAYPRLPGTAAGAEDPRSLRYRWAVDPLDPAAEYLGPLAGVLVSLHALPPATAGLPDTAPDRPRERVARQLHAAHAAFGLPPGRRAHWLRWLEDDYGWPTATVPVHGDVHPGHTLVSPRPGRGLRLAGLLDWTNARVDDPAADFVDLYYAGGPAVLDALLAAYRGQGGTVREGMREHIVELGDFLWVRVALRGLRTDRPHLVTTARARLRELGTVS, from the coding sequence ATGGAGGCGTCAGCGCTCAGCGTTCCGCAGCTCGTTGACCACGCCGTCCGGCACGGCATCGCGGTGGCCCCTGGCTCCGCTGTAGTGGACGAGTCCGGCTGGGACTTCCGCGTCGTGCACTGCCGCGACGAGCACGGCGGGGAGTGGATCCTGCGCTCCCCCCGACGCGCACAGGTGGTCGCGCCCGCGGCGGCGGAAGCTCGGCTGCTGCGACTGCTGCGCGACCGGCTGCCGACCCGGATCCCCGAGTGGCGGGTGCACACCCCGGAGTTCACCGCCTACCCGCGGCTCCCGGGGACGGCGGCGGGGGCGGAGGACCCCCGCTCGCTACGCTACCGCTGGGCGGTCGACCCGCTCGACCCCGCGGCGGAGTACCTGGGCCCACTGGCCGGTGTGCTGGTCTCGTTGCACGCCCTGCCGCCCGCGACGGCCGGCCTGCCGGACACGGCACCGGACCGGCCCCGCGAGCGGGTCGCCCGCCAACTCCATGCGGCGCACGCCGCGTTCGGGCTGCCCCCAGGTCGCCGAGCCCACTGGCTGCGCTGGCTGGAGGACGACTACGGCTGGCCGACCGCGACGGTGCCCGTCCACGGCGACGTGCACCCCGGCCACACCCTGGTCTCCCCCCGGCCGGGCCGTGGGCTCCGGCTCGCGGGCCTGCTCGACTGGACCAACGCCCGGGTCGACGACCCCGCCGCGGACTTCGTGGACCTGTACTACGCGGGCGGTCCCGCCGTCCTGGACGCGCTGCTCGCCGCGTACCGGGGACAGGGCGGCACGGTACGGGAGGGAATGCGCGAGCACATCGTGGAACTGGGCGACTTCCTCTGGGTCCGGGTCGCCCTCCGTGGCCTGCGCACGGACCGCCCGCATCTGGTGACGACGGCCAGGGCCCGGCTCCGGGAGCTCGGGACGGTGTCCTGA